In one Coccinella septempunctata chromosome 6, icCocSept1.1, whole genome shotgun sequence genomic region, the following are encoded:
- the LOC123315856 gene encoding putative nuclease HARBI1: protein MDAASNIFLAVSQSSVSRAINEVVGVLNLPQVFNTWIHFPMQIHQLNQLRNQFYQNHGFPGVVGCIDCTHVAIFPPKVDDEVYPERIYVNRKRYHSINVQLICDTRLRILNINAKFPGSTNDAYIWQNSNINQAFVNLHRNGNTQFYLLGDSGYPLRPWLLTPLEDDPLPGSAEERYNQKYRSTRSIIERCNGLLKMRFRCLLKHRVLHYEPRVASKIINACAVLHNMCIESNIPEPELEDSDEDIDFGLSIGGTQNITSNSRVNPDLETGRRLQQQLIRNYFRVNN, encoded by the exons ATGGATGCAGCTTCCAACATATTTTTAGCTGTTAGTCAATCTTCAGTGAGTAGAGCTATCAATGAAGTGGTTGGAGTTCTAAATTTACCACAAGTATTCAATACATGGATTCATTTTCCGATGCAAATTCATCAGTTGAATCAGTTACGTAATCA GTTCTACCAAAATCATGGATTTCCTGGTGTTGTAGGGTGCATTGATTGCACCCATGTTGCTATATTCCCACCCAAAGTGGACGATGAGGTCTATCCAGAAAGAATTTATGTGAACAGAAAGAGATATCATTCCATAAATGTGCAACTG ATATGTGACACAAGATTGAGAATTCTCAACATTAATGCGAAGTTCCCTGGAAGTACCAACGATGCTTACATTTGGCAAAACTCGAACATAAATCAAGCTTTTGTTAATTTGCATAGGAACGGGAATACACAGTTTTATCTCTTAG GAGACTCTGGATATCCTCTTAGGCCATGGCTTCTGACACCTCTCGAAGATGATCCTTTACCAGGAAGCGCTGAAGAGAGATACAACCAAAAATATAGGAGCACTAGGAGCATCATAGAAAGATGTAACGGTCTGTtgaaaatgagatttcgatgtTTACTGAAGCATCGGGTTCTACATTATGAACCAAGAGTAGCTTCAAAAATCATAAACGCTTGTGCTGTGTTGCACAATATGTGTATAGAAAGTAATATTCCAGAGCCAGAGTTAGAAGATTCCGATGAAGATATTGATTTTGGGTTGAGTATCGGTGGGACTCAAAATATCACTTCGAATAGTAGGGTGAATCCTGATTTAGAAACAGGCCGTCGACTGCAACAGCAACTAATTAGAAATTATTTCAGAGTCAATAATTGA